The Thermosynechococcus sp. HN-54 DNA segment CACAAGGGCAATCATCTTTTCGGCAGTGGTGGCGTCAGGACAGCGCATGATGTTGGCTTCCACCGCAGCCGCTTCTACGGTGTCGGGATCAACTACGGCTTCAATGTCCTTGACCCGCTTGACGTAGGCAATGATTTCAGTACCCGCTACCTGAGTCAGAATTTTGCGGGCGATCGCCCCCGCTGCAACCCGCCCAATCGTTTCCCGTGCCGAGGAACGCCCACCCCCTTGCCAGTTACGAATTCCATATTTGCCCTCATACGTGGCATCCGCATGGGAGGGACGATAGACCTGTGCCATTTCGGCATAATCTTCAGGACGGGTATCCTTGTTGCGCACCAGAATGGCAATGGGCGTACCGAGAGTTTTGCCCTCAAAGACCCCGGAGAGAATTTCACAGCGATCGCTCTCTTGGCGAGGTGTGGTTAAACGACTTTGGCCGGGGCGGCGGCGATCCAGTTCCTTTTGAATATCGGCTTCCGATAGCTCCAGACGGGGAGGGCATCCATCCACAACCACCCCCACACCGCCCCCGTGGGACTCCCCAAAGGTGGTGACACGAAACAGATGCCCAAACGTATTGCCCATAACGATTCCTGAAACCTACGATCCGCTCACCCGAAAGGCCATGCCACAGCCACAGGTTTGACTGGCATTGGGGTTGTGGAAGCGAAAGGCACCCCCCATCAAATCCTCGATGTAATCCACCCGCAAGCCCCGCAAAAGATCAGCTGCTTCAGCGGCGATCGCGATCGTCCAGCCTTGGGACTGAGTGAGCACATCCGTCGGCTCAGGTTCAGCCACAAGGGCAAGATCATAGCGCCAGTCACTGCAATCACTGGGTTGCACCTGAATCCGCAGAATGGTTGCTTGGCCTCGACTGACGCCGTGGGCTTGGAGACGTTCCAACTCTTGAATGGCTGCGGGGGTCAATTCCACCATTTTGCACAAAACTAACGGGAACCATTAGTATATCGTGGTTTGAGGAGCTTAGTTAGAGCCGCCTTGGCGTTGGCATAGTCAAATTGAAAGCCCGTAGCCAGCGTCCGCTCCGGCAACACTCGCTGACCCTTGAGAACGACATCGGCGCCCTCCCCAAGCAGGAGTTGGAGGACGGGAGCCGGCACAGGCAACCACGAGGGGCGTTGCATCACCTCTCCTAATACACGGCAAAAGTCCGCCATCGTCAGTGGCTCCGGGGCGGTGGCATTGTAAACCCCCTGCATTCCCGCTTGATCCACTGCGGCCAGAATCAGGCGCACTAAGTCCTGCTGATGGATCCACGAAAACCACTGCTGACCCGATCCAAGGGGACCCCCTAGATATAACTGAAAGGGCAGTAGGAGCTTGGCCAGTGCCCCCTGCTCGCCGAGGACAATGCCAAAACGGAGAATCACTAACCGCACCCCCAAGTCTGTCACCCCTTGGGCAGCCGCTTCCCAGTCCACACAGACCTTGGCGAGAAAATCATTTCCCGCTGCATGGGTTTCGACAAATGTTTCTGTATCACTGGTGCCGTAGTAACCAATGGCAGAGGTGGAGACTAACACCTGCGGTCGCTGTTGACATTGGGCGATCGCCTGCACCAACTGCTGTGTCCCCACCACGCGACTATCGTAAATCTCTTGCTTGCGCTGAGCCGTCCAACGGCCATTGGCTAGGGGTTCACCCGCTAGGTTAATCACGGCATCCGCCCCCTCAAGGGCAGCAAACCAGTCCCCAGCGGCTTTGGGGGTGTAGCCCACCCATTCAACCTGGGGAATGCCAGCGAATTGTTTGGCCGCTTTCGCAGGGGAGCGTACCAAGGCAACCACGTGATCACCGCGATCGCTGAGGGCTTTGACCACGTGTTGGCCAACAAATCCTGTGGCACCGCTAACAACGACTCTCATAGGTGGGGATCAATGGGATACACTGGACGTTGCAGCCTCAAGGGATTCGACAAGGGGTTGCCACTCTGTACCGTAGCGCTCCCGTAGGGCTTGCCAAGCAGCCACCTGACCCTCTGCATATTCACCGGGTTTGCCCCACTGCAAAAAAGCACTGAGGACAGATTTTTCGTTGTCATCAAGAAAGCGAATGGCATAGGTGGGGAAGTTGCCCCGCTTGGCTTGCCCCTCCTCGAAGCGAATTTTGGCCACCTGATCCATATTCAGGTGAAACTCAAAGTCCTCCGTGTGCATGTTGGCATAGCGCCCCTTGGGCAGTTCAGCATAGAAGACCTTGGCGAGGGGCGATCGCACCTCCAAAACTGCAACATCGTTGGTGACGACAAGGCGCAGTAGCCCCAATTGCTCACAATCTTTGAGAAATTGCTGAAAGGAGGGAGAGGTATCGGACATGGTTGGTGCATCAGCTATGAACGCTTCTTCCACTGTGACGCACAGGGGATGCCGATGCAAGCCTGCCAAGATGGCTCTCTATTTCGCCTTAGCCAAGTGCAGGACAACTCCCAAACCCGCGCCCATATCCTCTGGCGTGACTTTACCATCGTGGTTGGCGTCAAGGGCATCAAAGACCGCATCGGTTCCCAGCCACTCTTCGCGGGTGATAATGCCATCGCCATCGAGGTCATAGACATGGAAGAGTTCTTCCGCTGCATGGGTGAGGGTTTCTGCCCCTTCAAGGCGCGCCAGTCGCTGCGTCAAGAGATCCTCAAGGGTCTCCAGTGCCTTGGTGAAGCCCTTAATGCCCTCATCCAGTTTTTCACTGGCCATCTCATCAGCCGCGTGCATCTTGCGGAAGGTGGCCTCATCCATCGGGATTTTTTCAATGTCAAGGGTGGCAGCGATCGCCGGATCCAGTTTGCGTTTTAGTTCGCCCGTCGTATTTTGTAGCTCTTGCAGCAGTGCCGGCGAAATGGTGAGCAGATCGCAGCCTGCGAGTTCAATGATTTCGCCAATATTGCGGAAGCTGGCGCCCATCACTTCGGTGGGATAGCCAAATTTCTTGTAGTAGTTATAGATTTTGGTGACGGAAATCACCCCCGGATCCTCAGACCCCGGATACTCGGCACGACCGGTTTTTTTCTTGTACCAGTCAAGGATACGACCCACAAAGGGAGAAATCAGGGTCACACCCGCCTCAGCGCAGGCGATCGCCTGATGCAGGCCAAACAGCAGCGTGAGATTACAGTGAATGCCCTCTTTTTCAAGAATTTCAGCAGCGCGAATCCCCTCCCATGTCGAGGCAATTTTAATGAGCACGCGATCGCGCCCCACGCCAGCGGCTTCGTACTGGGCAATCAAATCCCGCGCCTTTTGGACTGTGGCTGCCGTATCGTAGGACAGCCGTGCATCCACTTCCGTTGAGACCCGACCGGGAATAATCTGCAAAATTTTCAGGCCAAAGGCCACCGCCAAGCGATCCACAGCGAGGGAGACAATCTCACGCGAAGTCGCACCAGACCCCAAATCAGCTTTGGCCTTGAGCAGGGTTTCATCCACAATGGGCTGGTACTCTTTCATTTGGGCGGCAGCCGTAATCAACGAGGGATTGGTGGTGGCATCACGGGGGGTAAATTTTTTGATGGCGAGGATGTCTCCCGTATCGGCGACCACGACTGTCATTTGTCGCAACTGTTCCAGCAAGTTCATGAGACAGGTCTCCCAAACGTGTCCCTTTCATTATCGTTCGCCCGGGGAAAGCAGCGTAACAAAGCGCAATATCAAAGCCCAGTCTCTAGGTGCGATCCGTCACTGACCACCCCTGAGCCTCGACCCGCGATCGCCAGTGCTGCCATTGTTGCTGTAGCTCCCGACCCGTTGCCGGCGTATTCAGGTGATTGCGCCAAAGGATCAGCGCGTCTTCGGGGGGGTTCTCGTAGTAGTGGGAACGCCGTCCCACCAGTTCAAAGCCAAAGTGCTGATAGAGCCGTTGCGCGGCTTCGTTGCTGGCCCGTACTTCCAACGTTGCCCACTGGCGATCGCCCCTCTGATGCCCCAGTTGCAAGAGCCGACACAGGAGCACCCCCGCCAAGCCCTGCCGCCGGTACTGCGGATGCACCATCAACAGCACAAGGTGCAATTCATCAGCAATCCCCCAGCTGACACCACAACCGCAAATCTGATCCGGTGTGGCCACCACCAAGAGGGTGTGGTGCGGATTCTCCAACTCACGGGCATAGCTTTGGTGTGACCAAAAGCCCCCCAGACACACCTGATCCAGTTGAACGATGCTATCTAGATCCTTAATCGTTAGGCGTCGTAATTCTAATTGCCCCATGGCCGTTGCCTGCAAGGGAGAGTGCTATCATGCAGAGGAAATGGTACCGTGTAGCAGTGCTATGGCAGAAGAGACGCCCACCCAAGCCCCCAAAAAAGAAAAACCCCCGGCCATTGAGGATAAACCCTTTGCTGAGTTTATCAACGAGGCTTTTTTACCTGCTCTCCAGAACGCCCTCAGCGCCAAAGTGGGGGATGTGAGTCTGCGCCTAGAGGAGAATACCGTGATTGGTGAGTGGGGCAAGGGAATGTATCAGTTTCGCCTCTACTTCCTAGAGGGGGATATCCAAGGGCCGAAGGCCTTTGTCTGTAGTAGCGGCGGTATTGTGCCGAGTACCATTGAGCCATTTTTGGGGGATGAGCGCAAAGTGACGCTGGATCTGCTGGTCTTTGGCGTGATGCAGCGCCTGAATGGCCAAAAGTGGTTGGGAGGCAATTAGAAAGCGTATGGGCACCGCCATTCAAGTGGGCGATCGCGCCCCTGATTTTGAACTGACCGCCGCCGATGGCCGCAGGGTCAAGCTCTCTGATTTTCAGGGGAAAAAGAACGTGGTTCTCTACTTTTACCCCGCTTCAGAAACCCCCGGCTGCACCATTCAAGCCTGTGCCTTTCGTGATGCCTACAGCATCTTCCAAGAACTTGGTGCCGAAGTCATTGGCATTAGTGGTGACCCCGTGGAGCGACAGCAGGGCTTCCAAAAAAATCACCAACTCCCCTTTCTCATCCTCAGTGATCCCGGCAATAAAGTGCGCCAGCAGTACGGGGCAGCTACCCTGTTTGGCCTCTTCCCCGGACGGGTCACCTATGTCATTGATAAAGCGGGGGTGGTACGCTACGTCTTTGACTCCATGCTCAATTTCAAAGCCCACGTGGACGAAGCGCTCAAAATTCTGCGGCAGTTGGCCAATGCTGCTGCCTCATAGGGAGGGGGCGATCGCGATCACAGCTCAGTCGTAAGCTAGTTCACTGTTCAAGACTGCCCCATCGGACTATGGTGGAGCCAGCATTTTTAGGAGTTTGGCCATGCGTCGCCTTGTTGCCCTTGTGCCCACCGTCACTCTTTGTCTGTGCTCCGTTGGCATCGCCCATTTGAGTCTGGCTCAAGGGGGAGCAGCAGTGCTTGCCCAAAGCACGAGTTTTGCCGCCCGCCTGCGCGCTAACCTGCCCGAGCGCGGCGTTCCCGGCAGTCGTTTTGGGGGTGCCACTCGCGGCGCTTGTGTCACAGGTAATCAGCGGTTAACGGCTCTTGTGCCCTCGACTAACGTGGGTCAAACGACCTTGGCGGCGCCGACTCTCTTTGTTTTTGTTCCTCCCAGCAAGGCTCGCCAAGGGGAACTGGTCATCACAGATGCTCAGGATCAGCCATTGGCAACAATGGTGGTGGATTTGCCCGCTGAACTGGGAGTTATGGCGCTGAAGCCCAAGGTGCAGCTTCAACCCGGTCAAGACTACCGCTGGACATTCACGTTGCTGTGCGGTGCCGATGCCGATGATCCGTCCGCCTTTATCTCTGTCAGTGGGGTTGTTTCGCGGGTGCAGCCAAGCACAGATTTGGCCAAAAAACTTCAGGGCAAGAGTGTTGGCGATCGCCTTGGCGCTGCGGTTGATGCCGGTCTTTGGTATGAAACCTTGGCGATTTTGGCGGAGCTACAGCGGGATCAAACCACACGGGAGATGGCTCGTCGTGAATGGGTAGCGGTGCTCTCGGCTGTTGGTCTCGATGGTCTTGCCCAAGCGCCCCTAGTACAATAAAACTGAATGAGTTAGCGCGGTGGTTGCGGGAGTGAACTGCTCCTGAGGAAAGTCCGGGCTTCCGAAAGACCAAGCTTGCTGGGTAACGCCCAGTGCGGGTGACCGCGAGGAAAGTGCCACAGAAATAAACCGCCGATGGAGGGCAACCTCACAGGCAAGGGTGCAACGGTGCGGTAAGAGCGCACCAGCAACATCGAGAGGTGTTGGCTCGGTAAACCCCGGCTGGAAGCAAGGCGTGCTAGCGCTAAGGAACCAAGGTTGGTCTTTTCCCCAGTTCTTTGCTAGCCAGAGCCGCTAGAGGCACTTGGTAACAAGTGTCCCAGAGAGATAACCACCCTTTGAACAGAACCCGGCTTACGTCTAACTCATTCATTTTTTTTATGATTTTTAGAAGTGACGTGTGAGTAACGTGCCCTTGACCCTTTGCCGCCTGTGTACTGAAGCTCGTCTATGGTGAGGCTGGGTTACCTTGGCCCAGTGGGCACCTACAGCGAAGAAGCCGCCCAAAGCTACGCCCAATGGCAGCAACAACAGGGAGCCTGCCTTCGCTTGATTCCTATGGTCACGATCGCCAGCTGTCTGGAGGCCTTGGCGGCGGGAGAGTTAGATTTAGCCCTAGTGCCCAGTGAAAACTCCGTTGAGGGCAGTGTTAACATCACCTTGGATTCTCTGTGGCGACTAGATACCCTCCACATTCAGCACGCCTTTATTCGCCCCATTGTCCACGCTTTTATTGCTCAGACAAGGGATCTAGCCCAAATTCAAGCTGTCTATTCCCATCCCCAAGCCCTTGGGCAGTGCCAGCGTTGGCTACAACAATTTCTCCCCCATGCTCGCCAGTGTCCAGTGGCTTCAACCGCCGAGGGCTTGCAATATGCGGCTCAATCGGATCAAGCGGGGGCAATCGCCTCCATTCGGGCGGCGCAGTTGCATCAATTGCCCATTGTGGCCACGGAGATTCAGGATATTCCGGACAATTGCACCCGTTTTTGGGTGGTGAGTCGCCAACAGGGGGAAGGCTGGCCGCAAGCGGGAGATACCCACACCTCGATTGCCTTTAGTCTCAAGGCCAATGCCCCCGGTGCGCTGCTGAAAGTGCTGCAACTG contains these protein-coding regions:
- a CDS encoding iron-sulfur cluster assembly accessory protein, coding for MVELTPAAIQELERLQAHGVSRGQATILRIQVQPSDCSDWRYDLALVAEPEPTDVLTQSQGWTIAIAAEAADLLRGLRVDYIEDLMGGAFRFHNPNASQTCGCGMAFRVSGS
- a CDS encoding transaldolase — translated: MNLLEQLRQMTVVVADTGDILAIKKFTPRDATTNPSLITAAAQMKEYQPIVDETLLKAKADLGSGATSREIVSLAVDRLAVAFGLKILQIIPGRVSTEVDARLSYDTAATVQKARDLIAQYEAAGVGRDRVLIKIASTWEGIRAAEILEKEGIHCNLTLLFGLHQAIACAEAGVTLISPFVGRILDWYKKKTGRAEYPGSEDPGVISVTKIYNYYKKFGYPTEVMGASFRNIGEIIELAGCDLLTISPALLQELQNTTGELKRKLDPAIAATLDIEKIPMDEATFRKMHAADEMASEKLDEGIKGFTKALETLEDLLTQRLARLEGAETLTHAAEELFHVYDLDGDGIITREEWLGTDAVFDALDANHDGKVTPEDMGAGLGVVLHLAKAK
- a CDS encoding DUF2996 domain-containing protein — encoded protein: MAEETPTQAPKKEKPPAIEDKPFAEFINEAFLPALQNALSAKVGDVSLRLEENTVIGEWGKGMYQFRLYFLEGDIQGPKAFVCSSGGIVPSTIEPFLGDERKVTLDLLVFGVMQRLNGQKWLGGN
- the rimI gene encoding ribosomal protein S18-alanine N-acetyltransferase, which codes for MGQLELRRLTIKDLDSIVQLDQVCLGGFWSHQSYARELENPHHTLLVVATPDQICGCGVSWGIADELHLVLLMVHPQYRRQGLAGVLLCRLLQLGHQRGDRQWATLEVRASNEAAQRLYQHFGFELVGRRSHYYENPPEDALILWRNHLNTPATGRELQQQWQHWRSRVEAQGWSVTDRT
- the aroC gene encoding chorismate synthase, which encodes MGNTFGHLFRVTTFGESHGGGVGVVVDGCPPRLELSEADIQKELDRRRPGQSRLTTPRQESDRCEILSGVFEGKTLGTPIAILVRNKDTRPEDYAEMAQVYRPSHADATYEGKYGIRNWQGGGRSSARETIGRVAAGAIARKILTQVAGTEIIAYVKRVKDIEAVVDPDTVEAAAVEANIMRCPDATTAEKMIALVDEIRRQANSIGGVIECVVRNVPVGLGSPVFDKLEADLAKGVMSLPASKGFEIGSGFAGTLLTGKEHNDEFYTDAQGRIRTRTNRSGGVQGGISNGENIILRVAFKPTATLGQPQKTVNQAGEETILAAKGRHDPCVLPRAVPMVEAMVALVLCDHLLRDHAQCHLLF
- a CDS encoding peroxiredoxin, yielding MGTAIQVGDRAPDFELTAADGRRVKLSDFQGKKNVVLYFYPASETPGCTIQACAFRDAYSIFQELGAEVIGISGDPVERQQGFQKNHQLPFLILSDPGNKVRQQYGAATLFGLFPGRVTYVIDKAGVVRYVFDSMLNFKAHVDEALKILRQLANAAAS
- the pheA gene encoding prephenate dehydratase encodes the protein MVRLGYLGPVGTYSEEAAQSYAQWQQQQGACLRLIPMVTIASCLEALAAGELDLALVPSENSVEGSVNITLDSLWRLDTLHIQHAFIRPIVHAFIAQTRDLAQIQAVYSHPQALGQCQRWLQQFLPHARQCPVASTAEGLQYAAQSDQAGAIASIRAAQLHQLPIVATEIQDIPDNCTRFWVVSRQQGEGWPQAGDTHTSIAFSLKANAPGALLKVLQLFSDRQINLSRIESRPSKRALGDYLFFVDLEVNHRPKVVVDCLLALKETTDVLKVFGSYRFLDLGE
- a CDS encoding DUF928 domain-containing protein, with product MRRLVALVPTVTLCLCSVGIAHLSLAQGGAAVLAQSTSFAARLRANLPERGVPGSRFGGATRGACVTGNQRLTALVPSTNVGQTTLAAPTLFVFVPPSKARQGELVITDAQDQPLATMVVDLPAELGVMALKPKVQLQPGQDYRWTFTLLCGADADDPSAFISVSGVVSRVQPSTDLAKKLQGKSVGDRLGAAVDAGLWYETLAILAELQRDQTTREMARREWVAVLSAVGLDGLAQAPLVQ
- a CDS encoding TIGR01777 family oxidoreductase, giving the protein MRVVVSGATGFVGQHVVKALSDRGDHVVALVRSPAKAAKQFAGIPQVEWVGYTPKAAGDWFAALEGADAVINLAGEPLANGRWTAQRKQEIYDSRVVGTQQLVQAIAQCQQRPQVLVSTSAIGYYGTSDTETFVETHAAGNDFLAKVCVDWEAAAQGVTDLGVRLVILRFGIVLGEQGALAKLLLPFQLYLGGPLGSGQQWFSWIHQQDLVRLILAAVDQAGMQGVYNATAPEPLTMADFCRVLGEVMQRPSWLPVPAPVLQLLLGEGADVVLKGQRVLPERTLATGFQFDYANAKAALTKLLKPRYTNGSR
- a CDS encoding hemin-degrading factor gives rise to the protein MSDTSPSFQQFLKDCEQLGLLRLVVTNDVAVLEVRSPLAKVFYAELPKGRYANMHTEDFEFHLNMDQVAKIRFEEGQAKRGNFPTYAIRFLDDNEKSVLSAFLQWGKPGEYAEGQVAAWQALRERYGTEWQPLVESLEAATSSVSH